A genomic stretch from Desulfohalobium retbaense DSM 5692 includes:
- a CDS encoding class I SAM-dependent methyltransferase, with product MPSSELHIREGGREWILHRPGDLESYWQEMTDRHFDADERLPYWVEVWPAGLRLATWLGDNSDRLAGRACLDLGCGLGLSTCAARAAGAKAVGVDYEPDALRYARINEQANGLEGIAWAVMDWRRPAFAPGQFPFICGADILYERRFTEPLAGLFAALLAPGGRIWITEPIRDVSAPAWAFFRSRGWKTRLLNCEKTSFQDMTMRVNLWEMRRR from the coding sequence ATGCCGTCGTCTGAGTTGCACATCCGCGAAGGCGGCCGGGAATGGATTCTGCACCGCCCCGGCGATCTCGAATCCTATTGGCAGGAAATGACCGACCGCCATTTTGATGCCGATGAACGGTTGCCGTACTGGGTGGAGGTCTGGCCGGCCGGACTCCGTCTGGCGACGTGGCTTGGGGACAACAGCGACCGGCTTGCCGGCCGGGCCTGCCTTGATTTGGGCTGTGGGCTGGGTCTGAGCACCTGTGCGGCGCGCGCCGCCGGAGCCAAGGCAGTGGGGGTGGATTACGAGCCGGACGCCCTGCGCTACGCCCGGATCAACGAACAGGCTAATGGACTGGAGGGCATCGCCTGGGCGGTCATGGACTGGCGCCGTCCGGCCTTTGCACCAGGGCAATTCCCGTTTATCTGCGGCGCGGATATCCTCTACGAACGTCGTTTTACTGAACCGCTGGCCGGTCTTTTCGCCGCCCTGCTCGCCCCGGGCGGACGCATCTGGATCACCGAGCCCATACGCGACGTCTCTGCCCCGGCATGGGCCTTTTTCCGCTCCCGCGGCTGGAAGACCCGGCTTCTCAATTGCGAAAAAACGAGCTTTCAGGACATGACCATGCGGGTCAATCTCTGGGAGATGCGCCGGCGTTGA